One segment of Plasmodium vivax chromosome 14, whole genome shotgun sequence DNA contains the following:
- a CDS encoding hypothetical protein, conserved (encoded by transcript PVX_122630A) → MKVEEYRHQVGGHCKLIKPKDSSKVYKPLIENEYIFYKKLTNFGASSAESGPLHILKKFIPKFYGVTEIVVEYSSSSEVEDNLVNKQKGRNEPTGNKGRKYFSLDGRNEADQPSNQLKNELPNQLPNQSLAEAPQGEPGIGERDAQSDKCAKGKKRKKCIPHIVLEDLVYGFKRPCVLDIKMGKRQRKIGASLEKRKRQVEKSFRTTSHSLGFRLCGCQHYNKINDKLFYKDKYWGRNLTKENIPWAIRNWFWNGILLYDELIPLLLEKLHRFFNCIVELRHYRFWSSSLLWVFDGGLNDKKARSNSLDIRMIDFANTIYLQDNPSVDDEYIFGLKNLIHSMQILNNTIQGMHFLPQEISTCFYSENCKPRGNSFRPIFKKSKSAILEENFKKKKKKNLYINFEFLKNAKARRKSSNVYSRPMPGGLSTQLEIGSPKGTSDDGLAFQYLNKFMGKKKKKKNWNQAQYFSNSDCPIADHMCLSPCSSPVGRLHNGEICFSGWLDEGLPGNVPHRSRETPHLNIPLLPLTSVDHTDDGPTSGKHSDGSDLQEKANMTTFSESANGLVGNDILELEAPQMGDSLRSDHHTEVPSRGKEPVSPINSNGNPKWAHPAGEDDLVDVPKKTTFTAKQSETEEQMPTNNPIDETKIEGYDAGHIDCDHAIPTKHATDGRNRQTGESTTEKEEVQANSSLKSKNKNCYPVNTSEEDATNGVTQKGEIPQSEDFQKCMNKSGEKQTIDDKLSHSNAPLLQTCDNVSSISGEGNSFGKGNPEERNENNSYEQVIQEVIVKTLKVASRGSEREKSASAGIANKDTVNRSSANRMEDEGKDDGCPDEGDSERHENASAIFCESGGKGRPYKHEYILSNEADGNEAAQNGDERSDRKGSYPKGSDAEESGAEKSDAEVEENRAGKNNKQGDRKDTKQNLGERGSHTEQHTQGGLNHDMLKKGEHPIGSEQRPKLTNDSLMRETKWNLLSRNINLKVFINHMIKKEIEEKKKAQEYLYILVKGRNEVDLRAVRREHFSDSNREAAGIPRKAQRGPRAGGGRRMIGTSRIGGASRTGGGAGRGKNHASDPPVHNPRLSEKSLSCSYSYSYSHGHRYIRSYPRSYSSDSGLIYNRSLQGGDPKKMLKKEAGITSKRCSSCTDIPLRIKKGKTKKKKKKNIKKKLFKKINILSGMKNNIIKSSPKIIFSNYTVHNHHCVTPPIEYSPKSDSICRITDAFNVFTPEYRSNRYVHSIISQRHSAHQVEDLPNTHIDRAINNQRDYNPFREKNLIVPLTDTNSSEKYLRRSLSEPNFYKFGYFRCILNDFYGTKINYSSLVANRLDKLSRVPIYNQIYGFTSNSSDLDSSDASWGY, encoded by the coding sequence ATGAAAGTAGAAGAATACAGGCACCAGGTGGGGGGACACTGCAAACTGATCAAACCGAAAGACTCATCGAAAGTGTACAAACCGCTTATAGaaaatgaatacattttCTATAAGAAGTTAACGAACTTTGGAGCGTCTTCCGCGGAGTCGGGGCCGCtacacattttgaaaaaattcatcCCCAAGTTTTATGGAGTGACTGAAATCGTCGTTGAGTATTCCTCCTCGTCCGAGGTGGAGGACAACTTGGTGAACAAACAGAAGGGGAGAAATGAGCCGACTGGCAATAAGGGTCGGAAATATTTCAGTTTGGACGGGCGAAACGAGGCAGACCAACCGTCAAACCAGCTGAAAAACGAACTGCCAAACCAACTGCCAAACCAATCGCTAGCCGAAGCGCCTCAGGGAGAACCCGGAATAGGAGAAAGGGACGCGCAAAGCGACAAGTgcgccaaggggaagaagcgaaagaaGTGCATCCCGCACATCGTCTTGGAAGATCTCGTGTACGGATTTAAGCGGCCATGTGTGCTGGacatcaaaatggggaaaaggcaaagaaaaATAGGTGCGTCcttagaaaaaagaaaaagacaaGTAGAAAAAAGCTTCAGAACAACTAGCCATTCTCTCGGATTTAGACTATGCGGTTGCCAACATtacaacaaaataaatgacaaaTTGTTTTATAAAGATAAATACTGGGGTAGAAATTTAACCAAGGAAAACATCCCATGGGCTATTAGAAATTGGTTTTGGAATGGCATCCTCCTGTACGACGAATTGATTCCATTATTGCTAGAAAAGTTGCACCGATTTTTTAACTGCATAGTGGAGTTACGACATTACCGCTTCTGGTCTTCTTCCCTCCTCTGGGTTTTTGACGGAGGACTGAATGACAAAAAAGCGAGATCAAATTCGCTAGACATCCGAATGATAGATTTTGCAAACACCATTTATTTACAAGATAACCCATCTGTGGATGATGAATATATCTTTGGTCTGAAGAACTTAATTCATTCCATGCAGATCCTAAACAATACCATTCAAGGgatgcattttttgccccaaGAAATTAGTACTTGTTTTTATTCTGAAAATTGCAAACCCAGGGGGAATTCCTTTcgccccatttttaagaaatccAAGTCAGCCATTTTGGAAGagaactttaaaaaaaaaaaaaaaaaaaatctgtacataaattttgaatttttaaaaaatgccaaagcGAGGAGAAAAAGTAGTAACGTTTATTCAAGGCCCATGCCAGGTGGGCTGTCAACCCAGTTGGAAATTGGATCCCCAAAAGGGACGAGCGATGACGGATTGGCATTTCAATACCTTAACAAAtttatggggaaaaaaaaaaaaaagaaaaactggAATCAAGCGCAGTACTTTAGTAACTCCGATTGCCCTATCGCGGATCACATGTGTCTCTCTCCGTGTAGCAGTCCGGTGGGAAGACTCCACAACGGGGAGATATGCTTCAGTGGTTGGTTAGATGAGGGGCTTCCTGGGAATGTTCCACACCGAAGTAGGGAAACCCCCCATTTGAATATCCCCCTCTTACCTCTTACCAGTGTCGACCACACAGATGATGGCCCAACTTCAGGCAAACATTCGGATGGAAGTGATCTCCAGGAAAAGGCCAATATGACCACGTTTAGCGAAAGTGCGAACGGCCTCGTGGGAAATGACATACTAGAGTTAGAGGCACCTCAGATGGGCGACAGCCTAAGGAGTGACCACCACACGGAAGTGCCCTCGAGGGGGAAGGAACCCGTTTCCCCAATAAATTCAAATGGCAATCCCAAGTGGGCGCACCCCGCAGGTGAAGACGACCTTGTAGACGTGccgaaaaaaacaaccttCACAGCTAAACAGAGTGAGACAGAAGAACAAATGCCAACAAATAACCCCATCGATGAAACAAAAATTGAAGGATACGATGCAGGCCATATTGACTGCGACCATGCCATCCCTACTAAGCATGCAACTGATGGGAGGAATCGCCAGACAGGAGAAAGCACAACGGAGAAGGAAGAGGTACAAGCAAATTCCTCTTTAAAAagtaagaataaaaattgctATCCCGTAAACACCTCCGAAGAAGATGCAACAAATGGAGTGacccaaaagggagaaattcCGCAAAGTGAGGATTTccaaaaatgtatgaacaagtcaggtgAAAAACAGACCATTGATGACAAACTATCGCACAGCAATGCGCCGCTGCTTCAAACTTGTGATAATGTGTCTTCCATATCGGGAGAGGGAAATTCATTTGGAAAGGGCAACCCTGAGGAGAGGAACGAAAACAATTCgtatgaacaagtcataCAAGAAGTTATAGTCAAGACGTTGAAAGTCGCCTCCAGGGGTagcgaaagggagaaaagtGCGTCCGCTGGTATTGCGAATAAGGATACTGTAAATAGGAGCAGCGCGAACAGGATGGAAGATGAAGGGAAAGACGATGGGTGCCCCGACGAGGGTGATTCAGAGAGACACGAAAATGcctctgcaattttttgtgaGTCTGGGGGGAAAGGCAGGCCCTACAAGCACGAGTATATTTTGTCGAATGAAGCGGATGGGAATGAAGCCGCACAGAATGGGGATGAAAGGAGCGATCGGAAGGGAAGCTACCCGAAGGGAAGTGACGCGGAGGAAAGCGGTGCTGAGAAAAGCGATGCTGAGGTGGAGGAAAACCGAGccggaaaaaataataagcagGGTGACAGGAAAGACACCAAACAAAACCTGGGTGAGAGGGGATCCCACACAGAGCAGCACACGCAGGGGGGGTTAAACCACGACAtgctcaaaaaaggggagcatcCGATTGGAAGTGAACAGCGACCCAAACTGACAAACGATTCGCTGATGAGAGAAACCAAATGGAATCTTCTAAGCAGAAATATAAACCTCAAAGTGTTCATCAATCATATGATTAAGAAAGAAattgaggagaaaaagaaggcacAAGAGTACCTCTACATCTTAGTCAAGGGGAGAAACGAAGTGGACCTCCGAGCTGTGCGCAGGGAGCACTTCTCCGACAGCAACagggaagcggcgggaaTTCCGCGGAAGGCGCAACGGGGGCCCAGAGCGGGCGGGGGTAGAAGAATGATCGGAACCAGCAGAATCGGCGGAGCCAGCAGAACCGGCGGAGGCGCCGGACGGGGAAAGAACCATGCGAGTGACCCCCCCGTGCATAACCCCCGCCTCTCGGAAAAGAGCCTCAGCTGCAGCTACAGTTACAGCTACAGTCACGGTCACCGCTACATCCGCAGCTACCCCCGCAGCTACAGCTCCGACTCGGGCCTGATTTACAACAGAAGCCTGCAGGGGGGCGACCCGAAGAAGAtgctaaaaaaggaagcgggGATTACCAGCAAGCGGTGCAGCTCCTGTACAGACATCCCCctgagaataaaaaaaggaaaaaccaaaaaaaaaaagaaaaaaaatataaagaaaaaactttttaaaaaaattaacatccTATCGGGaatgaaaaataacataatcAAATCATCGccgaaaataattttctcaaACTATACGGTTCATAATCATCATTGTGTGACCCCCCCTATTGAGTACTCCCCAAAGAGCGATTCCATTTGCAGAATTACAGATGCTTTTAACGTCTTCACCCCAGAGTATAGGAGCAACCGCTACGTCCACTCCATCATCAGTCAGCGGCACAGTGCACACCAGGTGGAGGACTTACCCAACACACACATCGATCGTGCTATAAATAACCAAAGAGACTATAACCCTTTTAGGGAAAAGAACCTGATAGTCCCCCTGACAGACACGAATTCCAGTGAGAAGTACCTTCGGAGGTCCCTGTCCGAACCAAATTTCTACAAATTTGGCTACTTCAGATGCATCCTCAACGACTTTTATGGCACCAAAATTAATTACAGCAGTTTGGTTGCAAACAGGTTAGATAAGTTGAGTAGGGTCCCCATTTACAACCAGATATATGGGTTCACGTCCAACTCGAGCGACTTGGATTCTTCCGATGCCTCCTGGGGCTACTAa
- a CDS encoding ADP-ribosylation factor, putative (encoded by transcript PVX_122635A): MLYRLLSLKDPTKKKFIIFGLPFSGKTSIIYFFKLGYLITTVRTLFINEESFSVKIKTDENSLDERNYEVTFFEVGTDCSYSLIKEYADVSNDVIYIVDSAHKSALSEAREEFIRIIYDFRFVYRKCKFLIFMNKQDSNGCLPSEEIISYFALPNELRFRCKFFSCSTLSGQGLKEGLEWLVNTNVFVDKNDDAVERSGRTFYNY, translated from the exons atgTTGTATCGCCTTCTTAGTTTAAAAGATccaacgaaaaaaaaattcatcatttttggaTTGCCCTTCTCGGGGAAAACTTCCATAATTTACTTCTTCAAGCTGGGCTACCTCATAACAACG GTAAGAACCCTCTTCATCAACGAAGAAAGCTTCAGCGTGAAAATCAAAACAGACGAAAACAGCCTGGACGAAAGGAACTACGAAGTAACCTTCTTCGAGGTAGGAACGGACTGCTCATACAGCCTAATAAAAGAATACGCGGACGTTTCAAATGACGTGATTTACATCGTCGACAGTGCACATAAAAGTGCCCTAAGTGAAGCCAGAGAAGAATTCATCAGAATTATTTATGACTTTCGATTTGTGtatagaaaatgtaaattcttaatttttatgaacaagCAAGATTCGAATGGCTGCCTGCCGTCGGAGGAAATTATAAGTTATTTCGCGCTTCCAAACGAGTTGCGCTTCAGGTGTAAATTCTTTTCTTGTAGCACCTTATCTGGCCAGGGATTAAAAGAGGGCTTAGAATGGCTGGTGAACACGAACGTTTTTGTtgacaaaaatgatgatgcCGTTGAAAGGAGTGGGCGAACATTTTACAACTACTAG
- a CDS encoding hypothetical protein, conserved (encoded by transcript PVX_122640A) encodes MNKNEVNNFLCQFDFSALEELDPSLADGYTACYRKEVPFEIKVEQANNVPQEIGSLEVITVKLLALGDESNAKRIKIELTCEADLFFHFTQTVDERSFVAMQASQKLMINFSEYLEVLIKMFNSCVRDPRSFLAVLTVKQNGKARLDFIKNVEYKFVELLVCEFVQSSEETIRESISYRYNAIKSKNSIMYRRLQDINLLIKSKNPSLLMQLQKTASKQMELRKNRHCTRSIYNSN; translated from the exons atgaataaaaatgaggTGAACAACTTTTTGTGCCAGTTTGACTTCTCCGCCCTGGAGGAGTTAGACCCATCATTAG CGGACGGCTACACCGCGTGCTACAGAAAAGAAGTCCCATTCGAGATAAAGGTGGAGCAGGCGAACAACGTGCCGCAGGAAATAGGCTCACTGGAAGTTATAACGGTGAAACTTTTGGCGTTG GGGGACGAATCGAATGCCAAGCGCATCAAGATAGAGCTAACCTGCGAAGCGGACctcttttttcactttacGCAAAC AGTAGACGAACGGTCATTTGTAGCCATGCAGGCCAGCCAAAAACTTATGATTAATTTTTCGGAATATTTGGaagttttaataaaaatgttcaacTCCTGTGTGCGGGACCCGCGCAG CTTTTTGGCTGTCCTCACTGTgaagcaaaacggaaaagctCGGCTGGATTTCATAAAG aacgTGGAGTATAAGTTCGTCGAACTGCTGGTGTGCGAGTTCGTCCAGTCCTCCGAGGAGACCATAAGGGAGAGCATTTCCTACAGGTACAATGCCATCAAGTCGAAAAACTCCATAATGTACAGAAGGTTGCAG GACATAAATCTGCTAATCAAGTCGAAAAACCCCTCCCTCCTAATGCAACTCCAAAAAACGGCAAGCAAGCAAATGGAACTTCGCAAAAACAGGCACTGCACCAGAAGCATATACAACTCGAATTGA
- a CDS encoding formin-binding protein, putative (encoded by transcript PVX_122645A): MQNKSNTPSMPGLPGLPGIPGLPGMPGLPNMPGLPGLPGMPGLPGMPNMSGHPMGGQGMNSGGPYMNSNSMSQLPMPFLPGLMPPMNASDYYGKNMMHMNPGVGPYDNYNPLMYGQHTGMNIPMPPGTVDSMGDMAAMHMGNPNMIKLYNKDFMNSNSQKGMGSHLIGGQMGGSMVNMPMNYMNSFGAENHGWCEMVAKNGRKYYYNSITKASKWEKPDELKSKVELRISQQTKWKEYSCGDGRTYWHHEEKNISVWDEPEDIKKIKLECAAEDAENQESVDKCPNSSSTTHESVNKGENANNTPPSGFPKEAANQTTDDAMNNASVDSTTAKEHPSSNDLGMYNYLHMQNGMPVELNNNAMMPSSSVDEANQKKNAPDKINNRITMVWKKFENKNDAKEHLKILFEEKNINPKLTWENALKILESDDRWFSLSILTKGEKKQMFSEYISHAVKRASENERRKRQRSRELIFQTLINWKKLNEQTSYLEFAAEFYKEEWWDWITENERDEIFQDFLDDYRHKFKEARRKKRKKTSEILKEKFQQYADKKNPLKWNDVKVYFKDDADFNSLHKIDALATWESFYEKYHNDEKMELKKKVFRILRKKRDAFIELLNEYHKKSVLNMKTQWIFFVSKIYKDERYTDLLGHQGSSPKVLFDEFIDSLQEQYLRHKSYLKGAYKEMDCTVDENTTFDQFLQLFATVQNKYNIPHANMNFIYHSLQKKIKEKKNKQIKHINKVAKYFAKVPELKTSMSYSKVISIVKNSSKWPVLCELCPNEEQKMAAYNTWKSFANSTKNCLSIDSSTSNSNKNGKNGKDGKSGKDGKDGKNGKRKESLKISDDDTEEEHNGKVHSKYRKYAREESDSSGQTIESLRTIDHNAPN, translated from the coding sequence ATGCAGAACAAATCGAATACGCCCAGCATGCCCGGCCTGCCTGGACTGCCAGGAATTCCGGGTCTCCCTGGTATGCCAGGATTACCAAATATGCCGGGTTTGCCTGGACTACCAGGAATGCCAGGTCTTCCGGGCATGCCCAACATGTCGGGACATCCGATGGGTGGCCAAGGCATGAACAGCGGTGGACCCTACATGAACAGTAACTCGATGAGCCAATTGCCCATGCCATTTCTCCCGGGATTAATGCCACCTATGAACGCGTCAGATTATTATGGAAAGAATATGATGCACATGAATCCAGGGGTAGGACCATACGACAACTACAACCCTCTAATGTATGGGCAGCATACCGGCATGAACATCCCCATGCCTCCAGGCACTGTAGACAGTATGGGAGACATGGCAGCTATGCATATGGGAAACCcgaatatgataaaattgtataataaagATTTTATGAACAGCAATTCGCAGAAGGGGATGGGCAGTCATCTGATAGGTGGGCAGATGGGCGGAAGCATGGTGAACATGCCCATGAACTACATGAACAGTTTCGGTGCAGAAAATCACGGGTGGTGTGAAATGGTGGCAAAGAATGGGAGGAAATATTACTACAATTCTATTACCAAAGCgtccaaatgggaaaagccAGATGAACTAAAGTCCAAGGTGGAGCTACGAATTTCTCAGCAAACCAAATGGAAGGAGTATTCTTGTGGGGATGGCAGAACGTACTGGCAtcatgaagagaaaaatattagcGTATGGGATGAACCTGAGGACATTAAAAAGATTAAACTTGAATGTGCTGCCGAGGACGCAGAAAATCAAGAGAGCGTAGACAAATGCCCAAACAGTAGTAGCACTACGCATGAAAGTGTGaataaaggagaaaacgCGAATAATACCCCTCCGAGTGGTTTCCCAAAGGAGGCGGCGAATCAAACCACAGATGACGCCATGAACAACGCCAGTGTGGACAGTACCACTGCGAAGGAACACCCATCCAGTAACGATCTTGGCATGTATAATTATCTGcacatgcaaaatgggatgcCAGTCGAGCTGAACAATAACGCTATGATGCCCAGCAGCAGTGTCGACGAGGCGAatcagaagaaaaatgcacCGGATAAAATCAATAACAGAATAACCATGGTGtggaaaaaattcgaaaataaaaatgacgcAAAAGAACACTTAAAAATactatttgaagaaaaaaatattaacccAAAATTGACTTGGgaaaatgctttaaaaattctGGAAAGTGATGACCGTTGGTTCAGCCTGTCCATACTgaccaagggggaaaagaagcaaatgtTTTCCGAGTACATTAGCCACGCCGTCAAACGGGCTAGTGAAAatgaaaggagaaaaaggcaaaggtcGAGGGAATTAATTTTCCAAACACTAAtcaattggaaaaaattaaatgaacaaACGTCCTACTTGGAATTTGCGGCcgaattttataaagaagAATGGTGGGACTGGATCACAGAAAATGAAAGGGATGAAATATTTCAAGATTTCTTAGACGATTATCGACACAAATTTAAGGAAGctcgaagaaaaaaaagaaaaaaaacatccgaaattttaaaagaaaaatttcaacaatatgcagataaaaaaaatcctttaaAATGGAATGATGTCAAAGTCTACTTCAAAGATGATGCAGACTTTAATTCTCTGCACAAAATTGACGCGCTAGCTACTTGGGAAAGCTTCTACGAAAAATATcataatgatgaaaaaatggaattaaaaaaaaaggtgtttcgaattttgagaaaaaaaagagatgcCTTCATCGAATTGCTAAACgaatatcataaaaaaagcgTCCTTAATATGAAAACTCAGTGGATCTTTTTTGTGTCcaaaatttataaagatGAGCGTTATACAGACTTGTTAGGCCACCAAGGGTCATCCCCCAAAGTGCTATTTGACGAATTTATTGATTCCCTCCAGGAACAATACCTGAGGCATAAATCATACCTCAAAGGTGCTTACAAAGAAATGGATTGCACAGTAGATGAAAACACCACCTTTGatcaatttttacaactcTTTGCAACTGTGCAGAATAAGTACAACATCCCGCACGCAAATATGAATTTCATTTACCactctttgcaaaaaaaaataaaagaaaaaaagaataaacaaattaaacaTATTAACAAAGTTGCCAAATATTTCGCCAAAGTGCCAGAACTTAAAACCAGCATGTCCTACTCTAAAGTCATTAGCATTGTTAAAAACTCCAGCAAGTGGCCCGTGTTGTGTGAGCTCTGTCCGAatgaggaacaaaaaatggctgcGTACAATACGTGGAAATCTTTTGCAAATTCGACGAAGAATTGCCTCTCCATTGATTCTTCAACTTCCAATTcgaataaaaatggaaaaaacggaaaagatggaaaaagcggaaaagatGGAaaagatggaaaaaatggaaaacgcAAGGAATCGCTCAAAATTAGTGACGATGACACGGAGGAAGAACACAACGGCAAAGTTCACTCCAAGTATAGGAAATATGCTAGAGAGGAATCTGACTCCAGTGGCCAAACAATAGAGTCCCTACGCACCATTGATCATAATGCGCCcaactag
- a CDS encoding cholinephosphate cytidylyltransferase, putative (encoded by transcript PVX_122650A), whose amino-acid sequence MIIKVNSAQTLENEDSKQVQNGSESKDEKSVRIYADGIYDLLHLGHMRQLKQAKQMEKEVTLIVGVCSDIDTRKFKGQIVQTLEERTETLKHIRWVDEIISPCPWVITPEFMEEHKIDFVAHDDIPYANNQKKKKKKKSKSNSIEEPNDVYAWLKRAGKFKATQRTEGVSTTDLIVRILKNYEDYIERSLQRGIHPNELNIGVTKAQSIKMKKNLIRWGEKVTDELTKVTLTDKPLGTDFDQGIDIIRDKVHGLFKLWRQHSKKLLKDFAKSFDPMFIIIRKKSKKDNLSGMYLSDSNFFLRTVKEDLKIRKSLSNTINNIDEYYYSADEDDDSSRVTNVFGVISRVANESYNNDMDNYETCFELEACLKERRRWGGLTGSNVRSKHTHGESAKLGPDELLSLSSEANRKNDPQANLPNGNPNEQSINVSSASRKSDYDLYNKTTYHDIIDEGDFPLGAITNKGVVEKNSNEMSSCREHKSNSYDKDEYNSCSDHHSGDSKCSLMKIKRRNNSSNNKLSNEGKMEDSAEESHFSCSEGGTSRSNSSSYSSASGGTGHTPASSDASECPKRKGKQSHVPGQGHRQGDGVQGVNQSGEGKESEEANNARGKKKIVIYADGVYDMLHLGHMKQLEQAKKMFENTTLIVGVTSDNETKLFKGQIVQTLEERTETLRHVRWVDEIVSPCPWVITPEFVDKYKIDFVAHDDIPYANNQKKKKKKKNKSNSIEEPSDDIYAWLKRAGKFRATQRTEGVSTTDLIVRILKNYEDYIERSLQRGIHPNELNIGVTKAQSIKMKKNLIRWGEKVTDELTKVTLTDKPLGTDFDQGIENLQIKFKELFKIWKNASNKLINDFTSKLDTTSYLSSLQNFVDNEYELYDSASSVFDEETNS is encoded by the exons atgataattaaGGTCAACTCGGCTCAAACTTTGGAG AATGAAGACTCCAAGCAGGTTCAAAATGGAAGTGAAAGCAAAGATGAAAAAAGTGTAAGAATATACGCCGAcg GAATATACGACCTCCTGCACTTAGGCCACATGCGGCAATTGAAGCAAGCGaagcaaatggaaaaggaagtaACGCTCATCGTGGGGGTCTGCAGTGATATAGACACGAGGAAGTTTAAAGGCCAAATTGTGCAAACGTTAGAAGAGAGGACGGAAACGTTGAAGCACATTCGGTGGGTGGACGAAATAATTTCCCCGTGCCCTTGGGTGATCACCCCCGAGTTTATGGAGGAGCACAAAATTGACTTTGTCGCGCATGATGATATTCCCTACGCGAATAatcaaaagaagaagaagaaaaaaaaaagcaaatcgAACAGTATAGAAGAGCCTAATGATGTGTATGCGTGGTTAAAGCGGGCAGGGAAATTCAAAGCCACGCAGAGGACAGAAGGGGTGTCCACCACGGACTTGATTGTgaggattttaaaaaattacgaagaTTATATTGAGCGGTCTTTACAAAGAGGTATCCACCCGAACGAGCTCAACATAGGCGTTACAAAAGCGCAATCAATTAAGATGAAAAAGAACCTAATTaggtggggagaaaaagtcACAGACGAGTTGACGAAAGTTACCCTGACTGATAAACCGCTCGGCACCGACTTCGACCAAGGAATTGACATAATAAGAGACAAGGTGCACGGACTATTCAAACTGTGGAGACAGCATTCGAAAAAGCTCCTAAAAGATTTTGCAAAATCATTTGATCCCATGTTTATAATTATCcggaaaaaaagtaaaaaggacAACCTCTCGGGGATGTACCTATCCGACTCTAACTTCTTCCTGAGGACTGTAAAAGaggatttaaaaataagaaaaagccTAAGTAACACCATTAACAATATTGATGAGTATTATTATTCGGCCGATGAGGATGATGACAGCAGCAGGGTCACCAACGTGTTTGGTGTAATCAGTAGAGTGGCCAATGAGTCTTATAACAACGATATGGATAATTACGAAACGTGTTTTGAGTTGGAGGCCTGTTTGAAGGAGCGGCGCAGGTGGGGAGGTCTCACCGGGAGCAATGTCAGAAGTAAGCACACCCATGGTGAGAGTGCCAAGTTGGGCCCAGATGAACTGCTATCACTTTCGAGTGAAGCCAATAGGAAGAACGACCCTCAGGCAAACCTCCCCAATGGGAACCCAAATGAGCAGTCAATAAACGTAAGTAGTGCAAGCCGAAAGAGCGATTACGATTTGTACAATAAGACGACCTACCACGATATAATTGATGAAGGGGATTTCCCCTTAGGGGCAATAACCAACAAGGGggtggtggaaaaaaattccaatgAAATGAGCTCTTGCAGGGAACATAAAAGTAACAGCTACGATAAGGACGAATACAACAGCTGCTCAGATCATCACTCTGGAGATAGCAAGTGTAGTCtcatgaaaataaaaaggaggaataACTCcagtaataataaattatcaaATGagggcaaaatggaagacTCTGCAGAGGAGAGCCATTTTAGCTGCAGCGAAGGAGGCACTAGCCGAAGTAACAGCAGTAGTTATAGCAGCGCCAGTGGGGGCACGGGCCACACGCCTGCGAGTAGTGACGCGTCGGAGTGCCCCAAGAGGAAGGGCAAGCAGAGCCACGTTCCCGGGCAGGGCCACCGCCAAGGCGACGGTGTGCAGGGGGTGAACCAATCGGGGGAAGGGAAGGAATCGGAGGAAGCTAACAACgcgaggggaaagaaaaaaatcgtaaTTTACGCAGACGGAGTGTACGACATGCTGCACCTGGGGCACATGAAGCAGCTGGAGCAAGCGAAGAAGATGTTCGAAAACACCACCCTCATAGTAGGTGTGACTAGCGACAATGAGACGAAGCTTTTCAAAGGGCAAATCGTGCAAACGTTGGAAGAGAGAACCGAAACGTTGAGGCACGTCAGGTGGGTTGATGAAATTGTATCTCCTTGCCCCTGGGTCATAACCCCCGAATTTGTGGATAAGTACAAAATTGACTTTGTCGCGCATGATGATATTCCATACGCGAATAatcagaagaagaagaaaaaaaaaaaaaacaaatcgaaCAGTATAGAAGAGCCTAGTGATGATATATACGCCTGGCTGAAGAGGGCCGGGAAGTTCAGAGCTACGCAGCGGACGGAGGGGGTCTCCACCACGGATTTGATCGTCaggattttaaaaaattacgaagaTTATATTGAGCGGTCGTTGCAGAGGGGCATTCACCCGAACGAGCTCAACATAGGCGTCACAAAAGCGCAGtcaattaaaatgaaaaagaatcTAATCaggtggggagaaaaagtcACAGACGAGTTGACCAAGGTTACCCTCACTGATAAACCGCTCGGCACCGACTTCGACCAGGGAATTGAAAACCtccaaataaaatttaaagaattatttaaaatatggaaaaacgCTTCTAACAAATTAATCAACGATTTTACAAGCAAACTTGACACAACGTCCTATTTGTCTTCGCTCCAAAACTTCGTCGACAATGAGTACGAGCTGTACGACTCTGCTAGCAGCGTCTTCGATGAAGAAACCAACAGTTGA